One Setaria viridis chromosome 7, Setaria_viridis_v4.0, whole genome shotgun sequence genomic region harbors:
- the LOC117863194 gene encoding uncharacterized protein yields the protein MRAHPMRHRRAAAMMNVVAIGLVLSTLAAAGVWSPSPAPPTPAAQQHGDHVVREGRRVVIVEYEREVSGEDGGRVKVKETRVLPPDALDGVEDGGGAGGVVDGARGVVSEAAGKAAGVAEEGKERLYDANGGVLGAVKRCKDRLCGAGRRAEEGAKDAASRAEHAAEDAARGAVETVSDAKDSAENKALDAARHGKERLKSAKDRASDAARQGKETLKDKASDEAHQGKETVKSAKDKVAEAASKAKEKASDVQHGAAEAAKGAKDRVSEAAKHAKETVRGAKDRVSDMAERAEEYAEDAAERAADRVAEAEAAVEAKAGEMRRNLTDIARRARGVASDAAAYLFLAGGGPREAARVATAVMHLLGLATAYGTCVWVTFVSSYVLAAALPRQQLGMLQSKLYPVYFRAMAYGVGLALAAHLLGRERRSAAARAQSFNLAAALALVLANMLLLEPKATKVMFERMKVEKEEGRGRDMADIVDPPAATVATPDTNAARAARPEAAAAHTTPVDGAATAKAKAGNPEMSKSRVVRLSKRLKQLNGYSSLCNVLSLMSLTWHLVHLARRINTGTAC from the exons ATGCGTGCTCACCCAATGCGacaccgtcgcgccgccgccatgatgAACGTCGTGGCCATCGGGCTCGTGCTCTCGACCTTAGCCGCCGCGGGGGTctggtcgccgtcgcccgcgccgccgaccccgGCGGCACAGCAGCACGGCGACCACGTCGTCCGCGAGGGCCGCCGCGTGGTGATCGTCGAGTACGAACGCGAGGTCtcgggcgaggacggcggccgcgtCAAGGTCAAGGAGACGCGCGTCCTACCCCCCGACGCCCTCGACGGcgtcgaggacggcggcggcgccggcggggtcgTCGATGGCGCCAGGGGCGTGGTCTCCGAAGCGGCCGGCAAGGCGGCCGGTGTGGCGGAGGAAGGCAAGGAGAGGCTGTATGACGCCAacggcggcgtcctcggcgcGGTCAAGCGCTGCAAGGACAGGCTCTGCGGCGCGGGCAGGAGAGCCGAGGAGGGAGCCAAGGACGCGGCGTCCCGCGCCGAGCACGCCGCGGAGGACGCGGCGAGGGGCGCCGTGGAGACGGTCTCGGACGCCAAGGACAGCGCCGAGAACAAGGCGTTGGACGCCGCCCGGCACGGGAAGGAGAGACTGAAGAGCGCCAAGGACAGGGCGTCCGACGCGGCGCGACAAGGGAAGGAGACGCTGAAAGACAAGGCGTCCGACGAGGCGCACCAAGGGAAGGAGACTGTGAAGAGCGCCAAGGACAAGGTCGCCGAGGCGGCCAGCAAGGCCAAGGAGAAGGCGTCCGACGTCCAGCACGGAGCAGCCGAAGCCGCAAAGGGCGCGAAAGATCGGGTGTCCGAGGCGGCCAAGCACGCCAAGGAGACCGTCCGGGGCGCCAAGGACAGGGTCTCGGACATGGCCGAGAGGGCCGAGGAGTACGCGGAGGACGCTGCGGAGCGCGCGGCGGACAGGGtcgcggaggccgaggcggccgTGGAGGCGAAGGCCGGCGAGATGCGTCGGAACCTGACGGACATtgcgcggcgggcgcgcggcgtggcTTCCGACGCCGCGGCGTACCTCTTCCTCGCCGGTGGGGGGCCACGGGAGGCCGCGCGCGTCGCGACGGCCGTGATgcacctcctgggcctcgccaCCGCCTACGGCACCTGCGTGTGGGTGACGTTCGTGTCCAGCTACGtgctcgcggcggcgctgccgaggCAGCAGCTGGGCATGCTGCAGAGCAAGCTGTACCCAGTGTACTTCCGAGCCATGGCGTACGGTGTCGGGCTGGCGCTCGCGGCGCACCTGCTGGGCCGCGAGCGGcgctccgccgcggcgcgcgcccaGAGCTtcaacctcgccgccgcgctggcgctGGTCCTCGCCAACATGCTGCTCCTCGAGCCCAAAGCCACCAAG GTGATGTTCGAGAGGATGAAggtggagaaggaagaaggccgGGGACGTGACATGGCGGACATCGTCgacccgccggcggccaccgtgGCCACGCCGGACACGAACGCCGCCAGGGCGGCCCGCCCGGAAGCAGCAGCTGCGCATACCACTCCCGTCgacggcgcggcgacggcgaaggcgaAGGCGGGCAACCCGGAGATGTCGAAGAGCAGGGTGGTGAGGCTGAGCAAGCGGCTGAAGCAGCTGAACGGCTACTCGTCCCTGTGCAACGTGCTGTCGCTGATGTCGCTCACCTGGCACCTCGTGCACCTGGCGCGCCGCATCAATACGGGCACCGCCTGCTAG
- the LOC117865476 gene encoding uncharacterized protein, whose amino-acid sequence MEDIEDVLGPAGLSGGGAPPGLRLPLSTVAVKPKRRSSRVAQTPPQPEARIPGTQTIYVKTFGCSHNQSDSEYMSGQLSAFGYAITEEPEGADLWLINTCTVKNPSQSAMTTLISKCKNAKKPLVVAGCVPQGSQGLKELEGISIIGVQQIDRVVEVVEETLKGHEVRLLSRKTLPSLDLPKVRKNKFIEILPINVGCLGACTYCKTKHARGHLGSYTIDSLVDRVKIVVSEGVREIWLSSEDTGAYGRDIGTNLPNLLNAIVAELPADRSTMLRIGMTNPPFILEHLKEIAAILCHPCVYSFLHVPVQSGSDAVLTGMNREYTVGEFRKVVDTLCELVPGMQIATDIICGFPGETDEDFAETVNLVKDYQFPQVHISQFYPRPGTPAARMKKVPSNDVKKRSRELTSVFESFSPYQGMEGKVERIWVTMIATDGVHLVGHTKGYIQVLVIAPDSMLGTSAVVRITSVGRWSVFGEVIEGSVVVGEAPKQISIVPQKEHRQNQVEEADCCGADSCGTCACSDVVQNCGPEQCKNTPDAHQTIDDVNRQEAIQSTLVRRNVEGSTKASESSAVTRSVGQEQQVNFVTRRGLNVDTILWCGLALSFAATVALLVLLTSKISSTSSN is encoded by the exons ATGGAGGACATCGAGGACGTGCTAGGCCCGGCCGGcctctccggcggcggggcgcctccggggctccgcctccctctctccaCGGTCGCGGTCAAGCCCAAGCGCCGGTCGTCCAGGGTCGCGCAGACACCGCCCCAGCCCGAGGCCCGGATTCCTGGCACGCAG ACGATATACGTCAAGACGTTCGGGTGCTCACATAACCAG AGTGACAGTGAATACATGTCAGGGCAGCTCTCGGCATTTGGATATGCTATTACTGAAGAACCCGAAGGAGCAGATTTGTGGCTAATTAACAC ATGCACGGTGAAAAATCCTAGTCAATCTGCGATGACCACCCTTATATCAAAATGCAAGAATGCAAAAAAACCATTAGTAGTGGCTGGATGTGTACCGCAAGGAAGCCAGGGTCTCAAGGAGCTTGAAGGCATTAGTATAATTGGAGTGCAACAGATAGACCGGGTTGTTGAAGTGGTTGAGGAAACCTTAAAAGGCCATGAGGTTCGGCTGTTGAGTCGGAAAACACTGCCCTCACTTGATTTACCTAAG GTAAGAAAGAACAAGTTTATTGAGATTCTTCCTATTAACGTGGGGTGTTTAGGCGCCTGCACATACTGTAAGACAAAGCATGCTCGTGGTCATTTGGGAAGCTATACTATTGACAGCTTG GTGGATCGTGTGAAAATTGTTGTCTCTGAAGGTGTCCGAGAGATATGGTTGAGCAGTGAAGATACTGGTGCTTATG GCAGGGATATCGGTACAAATCTTCCAAATCTGTTGAACGCAATTGTTGCAGAGCTTCCTGCTGACCGAAGCACAATGCTCCGCATAGGCATGACAAACCCTCCTTTCATACTAGAGCATTTGAAGGAGATAGCTGCCATTTTGTGTCATCCTTGTGTTTATTCTTTCCTCCATGTTCCTGTGCAATCTGGAAGCGATGCTGTTTTAACG GGAATGAATCGTGAATACACTGTTGGTGAGTTTAGGAAGGTAGTTGACACTCTCTGTGAGCTTGTCCCTGGAATGCAAATTGCGACAGATATTATCTGTGGCTTTCCTG GTGAGACTGATGAAGATTTTGCCGAGACTGTTAATCTTGTAAAGGACTATCAATTCCCTCAAGTCCACATATCACAGTTTTACCCCAGACCAG GGACACCTGCTGCTAGGATGAAGAAAGTGCCAAGCAATGATGTGAAGAAGCGGAGTCGTGAACTGACTTCTGTTTTCGAATCATTTTCACCCTACCAAGGAATGGAAGGCAAGGTAGAGCGAATCTGGGTAACCATGATAGCTACTGATGGTGTTCACTTG GTGGGACATACCAAGGGATATATCCAGGTGCTGGTCATTGCCCCAGATAGCATGCTAGGAACATCAGCGGTTGTGAGGATCACATCAGTTGGACGATGGTCTGTATTCGGCGAGGTAATAGAAGGATCTGTTGTAGTAGGAGAAGCACCTAAGCAAATCAGCATTGTACCGCAGAAAGAACACAGACAGAATCAGGTGGAGGAAGCTGATTGTTGTGGCGCTGACTCTTGTGGCACCTGTGCATGCTCTGACGTGGTACAAAACTGCGGCCCTGAACAATGTAAGAATACGCCCGATGCACACCAGACCATTGATGATGTTAACCGTCAGGAGGCAATCCAGTCTACGCTTGTGAGGAGAAACGTAGAGGGGTCAACGAAAGCAAGTGAAAGCAGTGCTGTAACACGATCGGTAGGACAGGAACAGCAAGTGAACTTTGTAACTAGGAGAGGGTTAAATGTTGACACGATTCTGTGGTGCGGCTTGGCCCTGAGCTTTGCTGCAACGGTAGCCCTGCTTGTTCTCCTTACCAGCAAGATTTCATCGACATCCTCCAACTAG
- the LOC117862946 gene encoding zinc-finger homeodomain protein 8, producing MMDQLSLVPYEGAGGGGDGGGKYKECMRNHAAAMGGQAFDGCGEYMPSSPDSLKCAACGCHRSFHRRAAGSSSSCGGGGGAAPFFFRPPVPALPAPPQPHYHHHHQAALQAFLPSVPAAGVAPHLALPYHAVPNAAAAPWLARSGSETPPRPDDFGVGVAGLGLVGGSGGGSGSFGRKRFRTKFTPEQKERMREFAEKQGWRIQRNDDGELERFCDEIGVKRQVLKVWMHNHKNQLASTSPTSAVGMNPAAAGIGINPTAAGIGTGAGVAGDGDGDDDDTDDSPPRAAVSSPSPSPISV from the coding sequence ATGATGGATCAGCTGAGCCTGGTGCCCTACGAGGGGGCtggaggcggtggcgacggcggcggcaagtaCAAGGAGTGCATGCGCAACCACGCGGCGGCCATGGGCGGGCAGGCGTTCGACGGCTGCGGCGAGTACATGCCGTCGTCGCCGGACTCGCTCAAGTGCGCGGCCTGCGGGTGCCACCGCAGcttccaccgccgcgccgcgggctcctcctcatcctgcggcggcggcggcggcgcggcgcccttcttcttccgcccgccggtgccggcgctgcccgcgccgccgcagccgcactaccaccaccaccaccaggccgCGCTGCAGGCGTTCCTCCCCTCTGTGCcggcggccggggtggcgccGCACCTCGCGCTGCCGTACCACGCCGTGCCCaacgccgcggccgccccgTGGCTCGCGCGCTCCGGGTCCgagacgccgccccggcccgacgacttcggcgtcggcgtcgcgggCCTCGGCCTAgtcggcgggagcggcggcggcagcggcagcttcGGGCGGAAGCGGTTCCGCACCAAGTTCACCCCGGAGCAGAAGGAGCGGATGCGCGAGTTCGCGGAGAAGCAGGGGTGGCGCATCCAGCGgaacgacgacggcgagctggAGCGCTTCTGCGACGAGATCGGCGTCAAGCGGCAGGTGCTCAAGGTGTGGATGCACAACCACAAGAACCAGctcgcctccacctccccaaCCTCCGCCGTCGGCATGAACCCCGCGGCCGCTGGCATCGGCATCAACCCGACCGCTGCAGGCATCGGCACCGGCGCTGGCGTCGCCGGTGAcggggacggcgacgacgacgacaccgacgactccccgccccgcgccgccgtctcctccccctccccgtcccccATCAGTGTCTAG